Genomic DNA from Solanum dulcamara chromosome 4, daSolDulc1.2, whole genome shotgun sequence:
CACCGTGAAGCCAGATGGCTAACCCTACTCAAAAACCTCAGTATACCCCTCAAAAGCAATACTGTAAATTGGAAAGAGATGTTTCCTTTTTTTATGTGGAACATTTGGCTAAAAAGAAACGAAAATTATCATAACAATACCCACGCCAAAATCAACATTAAAAAGACTCTTGACCACTCCACATAATTTTTTGCCCTCACAAATTGCAACAGAAACAACAAAACTAAAATATCTTATTGCATATGGGAACCACCGGTAAGGGCTTTAAACTAAATCATGATAGTTCGTCTACTAGTAATCAAGGTAATGGAGGAACGGGGGGAGTAATTAGGAATGAGAAAGGTGAATGGGCTGTAAGATACATGAGCAAACTTCAGATCACTAACACCATTCAAACCGAATTGATAGCCTCTTAGCAGGGACTAAAATTGACAGTAGCAAGCAAGAACGATCTGATGCCTCTGGAAATCAGTGTTGACTGTAAGGAGAACATTAACCTCCTTAACAATGACCATCCATCTTACTCGAACATTTTACATGATTGCAGGGACCTTCTTAGGCGGCTGGGGAGACGATACACCACTGCTTTAGAGAGATCAATAGAGTGACAGACGCCCTACCAAGGGAAGGATCACGGTTGGCTCAAGATAACTCTTTTTTGTGTTTGAAAGTTCCACCATTATTTATATCCGATAAACTAGAAGCAGACAAAGTAGGAATACCCTTTTGCAAGCTCCTGAAGACTTATTTTGCTAATGATGTATGTAATAGTATTAACTCCAGCTTACCTCCTCCCCAGAACATTACTAACAGGCGTATTACTATGTCGCtcccatgtactaatgcatattaaGTAAATATAAGTATCTCCTTTTCAcccaaaaaaaagtaaatagcTGGTAAGTAGCTCAAGCAGATAACTTGCGAGCAACTTCCTAAAAAGCCTTACAACAGCTTCCTCTCGCTTGCATGTAGTCAAGTTGGACTTTGAAATTTGTCGACGATCATTAAATAATACATGAAAGAGTTGAACATATTACTAATTAATTTATTGCCAGAATTTTCTTGTTCGAACAATAACAATACAAATTAACTTACATGAAGCTAACTAATTTGGTACACCACAAGTACAATTACAAAAACTTAAAgaaatataatgaataaaagagATACACGTTGTACACTTTTGAGACAACATAATGATAAATTcatagtttttatttttctagaatTAGTTTTTGACGCGGCAATTCTTTCTGATTTCTCCAGCATTTCCTGCGAGAACTTGAATGGCTCCCATTTTCTGCATGGATCTTGCAAACTCAGAAAAGAAAACCCTATCTTTTTGCAATTTCTTGATGACAATTACTGATTTTTTGTCATTGAGAAGGGCTGCATCAGATTGGAACAACCCTTTCTTCTGATTAATAAGGATGTTGAAATAATTGCTATCAAATGAAGTTGAGCTCAAAGGGTCCATTTCCACAGTAGTAGCTGGATTGGCTGGATTTGGGCACAATTTCTTCAATGATTCAGCATAAGTAGCATTGAGAGATGGATCCATGTCACCTTTGCCAGTGAAATTAAAGAGTCTTCTTGAGAATGCTCCACAATGAGCAACACCAATTGTGTGAGCACCTACAAGAATGCATGGATGAAGTATATTATTATTCATggatttaacttatatacattGACAGTGTACATAAATACACTACCCTCCCACTCCCACCCCCACTCCAACCTCCCAGTCTTGTTGAATTACGTAATCATCTCATATAAAAGCTAAATTTGTTAGAAAGAATacactttaaattatttaattacgTCTTGATCAATTTTGTCTCCTCGCGTGAggacttgatttttttttaacaatggATCGtaataagaatcaaattcaaaatctcaatcTATATCTCATTTGAAAACGTAAGTTGTTATTGGTAGAATAGTCTTTTAATAACATAATTAAGTTTTCAGCATGTCCcaatttattttacaaaaacttttgaaacttgtgatcTAAAAAAAAGTAGTGAAATTTGTCCAATAAATCATCtgagaaaataagaaatatatttaaagttaaattCATCTTTTCTTTACCTGATAGTGCAACGAGATCATCCACATTTAGGCGTTTGTTTGCAAAGATTTGCTTAAGGGTTGCAAAATCTGAGAATGGTGAAGGTAAGTTTCCGTTCACTTCACTTGCAAGGGAAACATTTCCATCTTTTCTTCCCGTCTCCACTTCCCACATTAAAGTTTTAAACTGCATACAATGACTTAATTAGAGtagatcatttttatattctttataATGTCagcataaattattaatttcttgAATCTTCTTTTAAATACGTAGACTTATTATATTACTTACGGGAAAAGAAACAGCATCACGAGCAGCTAAAGCTAAAATGTCAGCACAAGAAACAATGCCAGGACATTTAGCCTCAACTTGTCGCTTGATATCATCAATTACATCGAAACCACCCAAAGAGAGATTTGGCCTAGCCTCCTTCTCAGAATCATCCGTTCCCACTTTATCCAGCAATATGGATGCGTCACACCCCTACAAATTTACATAATGTCGGGACATTAATTAACGTAACATGTGactagtaaatatatatatatatatatattcagtaTCAGTGCATATAAGTTAAATCCTATTACTAGATAATGTACGTGCATGATAGTAATTCTAATTGGTATACATACCCTAACGAAACAATCATGGTAGTGGACTCGAAGCAATTTAGCACCCAAGGTAGCGTCATTTCTAGCTTTGCTCCAAGTGATATCTCTAATAAGTTGTTCAGCATTTGGACAACTAGTTCTCTTATAGAAGTTCTTACGTGGTACCTTTCCTGCACCCCCAGCAACTCCACCAAGAACAAGACACAGAAAAACAAGACACAGAAAAACAAGACAACTTAGTGCTAAATGAgttctcattttcttttcttagcTAGGAATTAAGTGGAGGACTTAAGCCTAAGAACAATTAAGATGATGAAAAAGCAAACTGATTAAGGCACAATGGCTTTATCCTCAAGAAGAGTTTCCTTTTATAGTCAAAGATACAAGGGGTGATACCTAGTGGgaagatatataaaaataatttcttactTAAATTGGCCTTAGTTTGTGGGCCGTATCGACTTTATCTTCTCAAAAGTCTCCCAAAATATACACTAgtgcttttatttatttatttattagtatAATTATCATCAAAGAAACTATTTTATATTTGGATGGACAAGGAGCGTAGTGTACTTGGTGCACCATATGATCAGTACGTTGAGCTTAGTGTACACTAGTAATAGCTCgctccattttaatttgttgtGAACTTATTCAATTTAATCAGACATgagattttttcaaaaaacaaaatTGTAAACTAATACATGTCATAACATTTGTATGATTATAAAAACTTGTTATTAAagataataaagaaaattaaaggcTAAGTCACTTGGTGAGCTCTCTGTCTTTCACGGTTAAGATAGAAGATTTAAACCCTGTCCTAATAGAAAATACAAACATGTCTTCTCATTCTCGTGTGTAGCTAAGAACTTGTCAATTCCTTGTAGTTCactcttatattttttttagtattgtATGGTACGGTAATGCAGTTGCATGATCTTTCCACGAACAACGTGATAAGTCCATCCAGACAATGATTTCCAGAAAAATAAcgggcataatacataaattggaCTCTTAACTTGGCTTCGAATTATAAGTTTGATCTTTAACTATGATAGTGCACAAATTAACACTTAAACTATCCAACACTTGAACAAAAAACCACTCAAATTCTACCTGGCAAAATGCGTGAAAAACACCCAAGTTACATGCGTCAGGGGTAAAAATGAAGGCAATATTCAAGTGTTTTTTTGTTTAAGTATTGGATAGTTAAAGAGCCTACTTGTTCACTGtcaaagtgaaaggttatttttaaaatccactTGTACTTATTTTAATTAAGTGGCAGTCACTGAGTGGCTCAGTAATCCACATCAGAGCGTTTGTGTATCATATGTTTGGGTTGCAATATTCGAGTGTTGTTTAAGTgttggatagttaaagtgcctATTTATTTACTGTCAAAGTTAAAGGTCAAAGTTATAATTTGAAACCAAGTTATGgatcttatttatgtattatgtcaaaATAATGGCTAAAATAATTAGCTTAAAAAGTCAATTGGAGTTTTTTATcttgatatattatttattttgtttgactAGTCTAAATTAGATAAAACTTTCACTGAAGAACTAGTCTAATCGTTTTTGTATTATTATCTATGACTAGCAAAGCATAGTGGCTGAATATCAAGTCAAAGAACCAAGGAATCAAGATTGATCTAGCTAGTGGTTTTAACTAGCattaaaaattacaatatcttaaaataattaatttaggagtatttaagaGAGTTCACGGATCTCGAAATAATAAGCGGTAGGTAAgtgaatttttcaatttttttaaatatatactttaatattaccattcTTAATGCTTGACGAGAAAGTAACTAGTTTTTCATTTCTATTTACTTTTAAACAAAATTAACcaaataaagatgataaattAATCTTAGATTACGCGTATGTTAAATCCAACTGTAGCATGGTTGGCATGTATTGCCAATACAGATCGACTCGGTTATTGATGCAAAATAGTAGTGTAAATGCTACGTAATCTAAAATTCAACACATTTTGACTTTCAACTCTCAGATACTATATTATACTTTTATCCCCCAACAAACCCAAAACAGAATATTATATCTTTGGTTTTTATACATGCACTAAACTACAAATTAACGTGATTCAGTGTCAccccaaattaaaaaaaataaaaaatcaccgACGTAGCTATCTCAAAAATCTAGTCCTGAATGATGTGATGGTCATAATTACAAAGTAGTTATagatatattttatgcattttaaagATAAAATACTAGAGATTTTGAGGGGAATATTTTGAAACGATTGGAGATTGTTTGGTTGGAGTTTTGGACTGTACCATATTGGGAGAGTTTGCATCGTGTTTGAAATAGATTCAGATTCTCTCTCTCCTCACCTTAATTGAGCCTTAAGCAATTGTCTAGACCCCGAATTTTATATGCGCTTCCAAAAAGTCTCCAAAATAATCAATTAAacatttcaaaatattaattcaTTAAATCCGTAGCcctaataattattttagagTAGCCCTTTGTGATTCACTTATGagattcatcatatcatcattcaatcatattgtTGGGTGGAAGcactacaactaaagtttgatatgataataaataatgaaaataaattggacacgagaattttacgtgaaaacctcTCAAACAGATAGGGGGTAAAAATCACGGGGTAAaaggatcttactatgataatatgggagtacactgctctcaaatacaaggagaaaacaacaattaacacttctctcttgtaaaagggaCAACTCACTAAAGatgacactcaagactacaatatttatcttggtgtataactctctttgtattcttactcttttggattgtattttgtgagataatctaaatgagggcaagagaccctctatttatagaaaactagaaacgcgtaaaattcgcgtattgcacctccctttttgactacgcattCAAAATGCACTTtgttccctttttgactacgcattttgtttccttttttgactacgcgttcaaaatgcgttttgtaatatttgactatcttgcattctcACACTTGaatatttaattgagaatcaattaagaggccgtttggattggcttataagccgttttcaactttttttaagtgtttgactgaccaacttaaagtcattttgtgcgtaaaataagccccaataaatagttgagtttatttgaatgaacttattttaagtagtttataagttgaaaaatagcttataagtcaaaaaaaaagttggtctgcacctacttttttttaaacttataagcagttttcaacttataagctacttaaaaataagtcaatccaaacaggctataaatcttcacaccatcctttctacccaattactgcaatattacatttctgctaggccaacAGAACatcgacaccatataaacttgttactattgatcggcttcgtaaacatatctgctaggttgtcattagtgtgaattttctgaatatccacactgccttcttccaccttctcacgaacaaagtgatactaaaaTCATATGTGTTTTGTctttgaatgaaatgccggattctttgcaagatgcaaaacGCTCTGACTGTTACAAAATAGAGCAACATTCTCCTGTTTGTGCccaagctcctccagtaacatttgcatccatattgcctctttgctagcttgtgtagctacTATATATTCTGCTTTCGTcatagatgtagccacgatagattgcagttttgaaacccagcttacagctcctccagcaaaagtaaacacataacctgtggtggactttcttttatcaagatcacctgcataatctgaatcaacataacctttaacagtaaagtctgatcctccataacacattatAACATTTGAGGTACCCTTGtcatatctcaggatcctcttaacagtattccaatgctctctaccaggattagccatgtatcaactaaccactcccactgcttgtgcaatgtcaggtcttgtacatatcatggcgaacattaaactttctATTACTGATGCATatggtactcgagacatctccatcttCTCTACTTCATTGCTAGAACTCATTCTTGAGgattacttgaaattaataggaaatggggtagaaattgacttacagtcttgcatcttgaagcatcacaagattttcttcaagtagttcttttgagaaatccaaatctttttattatttctatctcggtgaatttgcatctgtagaatcttgtttgttggtccaagtccttcatttcaaactccctagccaactgtgcctttaaattttatgagacgatctttgttggggcctgctaccaacatgtcatcaacatacaacagcaaaataacaaaatcgtcatcaccaaatctcttgtaataaacacaaggatctgaactatgtctgttgtatccaaggcttataataaaggaatcaaatctcttataccaacatctcggcgcctgtttgagaccgtatagagatttgttcaacctgcaaaccaagttctcttttccctgttcttcaaaaccttttggttggagcatgtaaatttcttcttcaagctctccatgaagaaatgctgTTTtcacatctaactgctccaagtacaaatgtagcacacatctcCAGGACCACTCAAATTATTATGAGTCAAACCatcggagaaaatatctcattgaaatctataccttctttctgagtgaatcctttcaccaccaatcttgcatgaTACTTCTCCagttgatcattaccattgcgtttgatcttgtaaacccatttgtttccaatggccttcctttctTGTGGAAATTGAACaagttcccatgttttatttttatgaagagcttcaatttcttctggCATTACTTCCATCCATAGAGAATAATttttggcctttcatagcctcatgaaaagttgaaggctctccatcctttgttaatagacagtatgcaacattACCCTCCATAGAATAATTTGAGTGTCAAGCtgattctcttctctccctagttgaccatcAAACATGAGGAGTtttgatctcagcttgctcttgttcttcatTTTCTAGCGCTGCCTCAGAAGAAACTGgagcttcttctatttcttcaacttcaactatagtagtctctaatttttctttcgaagtgctaccttcttttgcttgtatcttattttcaacaaacacatcatccctgctgattaccaccttacGGGTAATAGGATCCCAAAAGCAATACCTCTTATCTTCATCAGCTTACCcaaagaaaatgcattccctagaTTTCGAatccaacttcaatttttttagtgttgtacataacataagtaggaCTTCAGAATATATGTAAGCAAGAATAATCAACTGATTTTCCACAACTAACTCCTCACTGGCAGCAAGAATGTTTGATTCAGTATTTTTACCCTCTGGTAAGTCGCCTTCAAAAAGATGTTTAGATAAAACATAAAGGGTAGAACCAAGTTGAGATGGAGATATAGGGGATTCACTTTCAGGTTGAATCTTCGACTGTACAGACCCATCAGGAGTAGATTCATGTGAAGCATTTAGGTCTAGAGTAGGAGAGCATTCAGGCACAGTTTTCTCACTGGGTGAATCTATAGCATCTGGTCTTGCCTAGATCAAAGTGTAAGGACCAAGATAAAACCtgagaaaattaaagaaaagtagATTGGCTAGTGCCCATGAGTGGTACCTACGATCCGTAGGAgtacctacgagtcgtaggttcTCATTCGTAGGTCACCCCAACCACTTAGAGAAAATATGAGTTTATTTAATCCATCCTAAGATTGGCTTCCACCGCTCATAGGAGTTCCTACGAACTGTAGATGTAGATCAGAGACCTTAAAATTCTTGTATGCAGAACAAGTTAACAGGATGACCTGTATATAGTCCTACAACCTGTAGAATGGGTTTATAGGTCCAACTTCAGAAAACCAAGTAAAGGCCTAACTTTCTATGAACTGGTTCCTATGACCCACCTCAAGGTCTACGACCTGTAAAAGGGTGGTCGTAGGCCCAACATCCAAATTCCAGTAGGTCCTTATTTTGGACCATAGTTCCTACGAGTGACCTACTACAGTCCGTAAGAGTTTTGACAGTCCGTAGAAAGGCACCCGTAGTGACCAAGTTTAATGAGGGACATTCTAGTCCTTTCTCcatctttttcaaatttaacCCAAGTCATTTTGAGACTAAATTTAGTctcttatcagtacccaatgggttttttctcttattaacatttggaaatttttgagagcaagaattggagagaaagaaaagagataGGGTTCAATAGTTTCAAGCCAGGTCTTTGATTTTCGCTTAGATAAACTTCGTTCTAGggatgtaaggctatcataatattggactaagttcgtcctcgTGCATTACATCTTCATACAGTTAAGTTAAGCTTTGAGTTCGAGTTTAAATTCCAataaattgaattcttgagtatcAATATTATTACTTACTGAATTCTAGTATGTATAAttgattatactttgatgatttgagtctttgagattatggattcatggttgcattcacatgaaccctggTTGATTTttacatttaatattttatgcactatttaatgtaaagaatgattatttacCTCATTAAATCAagaagagtttgagcatgagttaagttaagttgaaagaagtctcttaatatttattttgagcatgagtattttatatataaatgagttgagttctaTTACATTTAAGCATCTATTTTGTGATTGAATTGAGaagttaaattatgcttttaaatgcattattgagatgTAATTTTACCTATCTTAAAGAGAAAAAATTAGTTAAGCAAAGTTAagtttgagctaagtccaaaagagactaaaagaGTTAAATTGAGTACGTACACTCACTTCATATATGAGCAAAGTAAAGTTatttgggagtagtatcgaATACTGATTTGGATACGAGTCTAGATTACTCCAACCTTATAACATatgtagcatcccctttgggaggatgccattTACGAAGCAAAAgacagatttttttttataatctcaaatagtcaacacatttagaacacttattttgaaattttattttcaattcaaCACCAatgcgggtccataaaatacataaaactccaactagtaattatcacaaaactattattttttttgtgcataatgacaagtcaaagtataaacccAGTACATGGCATGACTTAAGTTAAAAGCACaatctaaaaatagtaaaactagtcacccagttcaagttacaagcatatggttttgttttcacaagccttcaaaatatcacacataagtgccacatgtatcctgtacaagtccccaaaatatttataaaactagatgcatatgcatatgtgatcttcacaagggctccaaaagtctactccaaatgacCATCTTCACATCTCGTCCCgcacattacctacgatagaaaacaactgtcacgacccaaccagGGCCGCGACGGGTACCCGAAAGTGTTATTCCGAGCACCTACTATACGTATCCTATTCTTACTACTAAGTGGGACGAATGAGAGATACCATTGTTAATAGCATAATTATAACCATACGTCAACAGACTTTGCTAACATATTACACAACGACGAGCAAAGTTGCAAAACATCTAGCTTTACATATCTGTCTACGAGCCTCTAAACAAGATACATATGACCATAAGGAGGGCCGGTTTCTGCCGTGCCCAAATATATACACGAACTAGTACCGATAAAATGAAGCTCTGAAACAACTGGAGCGCTCTTGGTGTACTGCTAGTGGAGCTCCTAAGGACCGAACTCGTCCGCCTGCCtacctgcgtggcatgaaaTGCAGCGTCCACAAGAAGGGacgtcagtacgagtaatgtaccgagtacgtaaggcataaaaatcatcataataaagaacataaggtatgaataaccatatcgtagaatcatGGACATATAGTGAgttaagagagtaacctgtacatatgagtgcccttttaggccagatgccatgcatgcttgtcttatcataaaaaaaacatttcttgttcatattcatagaaaatagaagtcatatcaccgaacaacgtcggcgtgcccacatatgtcccgcgtccgggcatcccgcgtccaggatgaaaattactccaactgatcaggtgggaatgcgtctatagcgccacatatacacctccccatatcccacatatacatatacatatacatatagacagcatgcaggagagctcaacgaaagtcatgtatctatcggagtgacggaaggtcggtaacctccgattatattatgaattaatcacggtcgctttgtctcaccttgaaggaacaattattataggatgagactatcaacgaaagataatattaagagaacgtagaataaggtcacaatctcataagacgtcaaatcgtatacatatccacataggaccaattttcaagactcgtagaaaaatcggaatgagctatgattcaaaatcaagataagagtcatgtcaagtaccttttgaaaattaccatggattatgtcaaaataaaacttttgaaatcatatacgcgtatctaagcacgagaaaatatcctttggaaactcaagaaaattggccatcctagtggctctacgaataagactttcttgaaattgtataaaatgtcatatacttgtttcataaaaatcatgccaaaaagaaagagtagctctatatatttatgtcaaaacatgccaagaaaaagaaGGGTAAACCTTTATTTTGgggaaactatagacattttggaaaacattgacgggttatagaaaaaaaacaaatagtcattcccttgggaccattgacacctaacttttggaaacaaagaaaatatggaagcacttataaaccataacatcggaatcatgccttgaaagaaaagggtaagccttacatacttataccaaagacatgccaaaagaaggaacgattagctttacataccttgtccgcttccttagtcaatcccacttaactcttggcttttccaaaatctataacaagattaatgaatgccaacattagctataggtatccaagaacctcattctaaactaacattttgtctaccgaaatttcgacagcacttcccctgtaaatacaccatccccgagaatctaactcggccaatttaccaacaatcataccaaatcaatatactactttctccaagaccttccaattccaataagaacaataa
This window encodes:
- the LOC129884163 gene encoding peroxidase 24-like; amino-acid sequence: MRTHLALSCLVFLCLVFLCLVLGGVAGGAGKVPRKNFYKRTSCPNAEQLIRDITWSKARNDATLGAKLLRVHYHDCFVRGCDASILLDKVGTDDSEKEARPNLSLGGFDVIDDIKRQVEAKCPGIVSCADILALAARDAVSFPFKTLMWEVETGRKDGNVSLASEVNGNLPSPFSDFATLKQIFANKRLNVDDLVALSGAHTIGVAHCGAFSRRLFNFTGKGDMDPSLNATYAESLKKLCPNPANPATTVEMDPLSSTSFDSNYFNILINQKKGLFQSDAALLNDKKSVIVIKKLQKDRVFFSEFARSMQKMGAIQVLAGNAGEIRKNCRVKN